In Gadus chalcogrammus isolate NIFS_2021 chromosome 1, NIFS_Gcha_1.0, whole genome shotgun sequence, one DNA window encodes the following:
- the LOC130392877 gene encoding probable transmembrane reductase CYB561D1, protein MPSDVEYSPLPAEGSGSGVQDFWLYVWMRRFSVIASHVIALGLTLLISLLSRPGTSLFSWHPVCMSFAYCLCLTEGVLLFSAEGSPFCFKSRQGKVRLHWFLQTLLLVASTTGATFIVASKNVSDLPHLASWHSLLGVGTLSSTLFQLAAGLCLLFPKCMRLPVSPQRLKLYHATCGLLVYLLATATVVSAMFSDWFSATVRGAAWWAFLLLPLFPAAVVMNQITNAYLPRKKISS, encoded by the exons ATGCCGTCCGACGTAGAGTACAGCCCGCTGCCAGCGGAGGGTTCGGGCTCCGGGGTCCAGGACTTCTGGCTCTACGTGTGGATGCGCCGGTTCTCCGTGATAGCCTCGCATGTCATTGCATTGGGTCTTACCCTGCTGATCTCTCTGTTGTCTCGTCCTGGAACAA GTCTGTTTTCCTGGCATCCTGTGTGCATGTCCTTTGCA tACTGCCTGTGCCTGACGGAGGGCGTGCTGCTGTTCAGCGCCGAGGGCAGCCCCTTCTGCTTCAAGTCGCGGCAGGGCAAAGTGCGCCTGCACTGGTTCCTCCAGacgctgctgctggtggcctcCACCACCGGCGCCACCTTCATCGTAGCCAGCAAGAACGTGTCGGACCTGCCCCACCTGGCGTCCTGGCACAGCCTGCTGGGCGTGGGCACCCTCAGCTCCACCCTCTTCCAGCTGGCCGCCGGGCTGTGCTTGCTCTTCCCCAAGTGCATGCGCCTCCCCGTGTCGCCGCAGCGGCTGAAGCTGTACCACGCCACCTGCGGCCTGCTGGTCTACCTGCTGGCCACGGCCACTGTGGTGTCCGCCATGTTCTCGGACTGGTTCAGCGCCACGGTGCGCGGGGCGGCCTGGTGGGCCTTCCTCCTGCTGCCGCTGTTCCCCGCCGCCGTGGTGATGAACCAGATCACCAACGCCTACCTGCCACGCAAAAAGATCAGcagctag
- the atxn7l2a gene encoding ataxin-7-like protein 2a isoform X2: MMAVRERAVKAMAALERRVPSLGDFEGQSWSTWAERAGVTASDGADVEESGKNGKKAAEAMSLSKEDMCIFGHYPGQDDFYLVVCSHCGQVVKPQAFEKHCERRHGPLAKVYARLRAPAPAPAPQPQQRARHGHGHSPSHAPSAPPAPAWEGRGAPGQGPPPPLSRAAPPSPSTPPQYRHAKSSKEGGRPPPMEKLSPSSGGGSGRVEAPAFKPPPVLDPPLSSPPLSLRDPPWPHGGATPPPGRQSPGERVPPSTQKKDPVMGAGVGLGGPSHRVPRPYNKVASRRECDLDKHCGVLDPDRKKVCTRLLTCNIHSIHQRRKVPGRSKNFDQLVAELKTKVREKGPQSLDGSLSSGLPSSPEAPREPTGAPHCRRPLATLPAFSRSRASSESALDEEMSRQDDGSLGAPSPLVQGPLSSDDSEEDGAEEPAPYPSSSSHPRPLAVCSFGSHALGHGVYTFDRRLHHLRSALSSMLEQHISAHLWKKIPQAQEPPSPQPAARTTTSSPSSTSSSSSSSSSSSSSSSVHSKVRTGSHTSSSAKSSSSSSSSSSSGRGLGRPSGPSENSSSGGSGGGGPCSAARGPLGPGRPKNPVGRPSKQMLRQRDAAVAAAALRKRKAPSQEGEHSGPDRNCVTPQDRGRPPPSPFSPSPSSSKANPSPVVSHGQTNGSLLPGGKPRPQPSPSETHSPATALSYKRLHPPAAGHPSPAEATATHAATNCRGPGPGGDPGPGGRPGGRDFEHRALVKKRKAGNNNNGERLPSTKPPAPRPPPSSASSSSPRSNFYPWKESKGGPLEKKLGPQKPKLHH, encoded by the exons ATGATGGCGGTGCGTGAACGCGCAGTGAAAGCAATGGCTGCTCTGGAACGGCGGGTGCCTAGCCTCGGTGATTTCGAGGGCCAAAGCTGGAGCACCTGGGCCGAGAGGGCCGGTGTGACCGCGTCGGATG GGGCTGATGTAGAAGAGAGCGGCAAGAATGGCAAAAAGGCAGCTGAGGCCATGTCGCTCAGCAAGGAGG acatGTGTATCTTCGGCCACTACCCGGGCCAGGATGACTTCTACCTGGTGGTGTGCAGCCACTGCGGCCAGGTGGTGAAGCCCCAGGCCTTCGAGAAGCACTGCGAGCGGCGCCACGGACCGCTGGCCAAGGTGTACGCCCGCCTGCGGGCCCCTGCCCCGGCCCCCGCCCCGCAGCCACAGCAGAGGGCccgccacggccacggccactcCCCGTCGCACGCCCCGAGCGCCCCGCCGGCCCCAGCTTGGGAGGGCCGCGGGGCCCCGGGGCAGGGGCCCCCGCCGCCACTGTCACGGgcggccccgccctccccctccaccccgccCCAGTACAGACACGCCAAGAGCTCCAAGGAGGGAGGACG acccccccccatgGAGAAGCTGTCTCCCAGCAGCGGCGGTGGAAGCGGACGTGTGGAGGCGCCCGCGTTCAAGCCACCTCCGGTCCTGGACCCCCCGCTGAGCTCGCCGCCCCTGTCCCTCCGAGACCCCCCCTGGCCACATGGGGGCGCCACCCCTCCGCCTGGCCGGCAGTCCCCAGGGGAGCGAgtgcccccctccacccagaagAAGGACCCCGTGATGGGGGCCGGGGTGGGGCTTGGGGGCCCCTCCCACCGTGTCCCCAGACCGTACAACAAGGTGGCCTCCA ggaGGGAATGTGACCTGGACAAACACTGTGGAGTCCTGGACCCGGACAGAAAGAAGGTCTGCACGCGCCTCCTCACCTGCAAC atccaCTCCATCCACCAGCGGAGGAAGGTGCCCGGGCGAAGTAAAAACTTTGACCAGCTGGTGGCGGAGCTGAAGACGAAGGTCCGGGAGAAGGGCCCCCAGTCGCTGGACGGCAGCCTGTCTTCGGGGCTCCCCTCCAGCCCTGAGGCCCCCAGAGAACCCACGGGGGCCCCCCACTGCAGGAGACCCCTGGCCACCCTCCCTGCCTTCAG tCGGTCCCGGGCCTCGTCGGAGAGCGCCCTCGACGAGGAGATGTCGCGGCAGGACGACGGCAGCCTGGGGGCCCCCTCTCCGCTGGTCCAGGGGCCCCTCTCCAGTGACGACAGCGAAGAGGATGGGGCGGAGGAGCCGGCTCcgtacccctcctcctcttcccatcCCCGGCCCCTGGCG gtgtgcTCGTTTGGCAGCCACGCGCTGGGCCACGGCGTGTACACCTTCGACCGCCGCCTGCACCACCTGAGGTCAGCCCTCAGCTCCATGCTGGAGCAGCACATCAGCGCCCACCTGTGGAA GAAAATACCTCAAGCCCAGGAGCCCCCGTCTCCCCAGCCCGCAGCAcgaaccaccacctcctctccctcctccacctcctcctcctcctcctcctcctcctcgtcctcctcctcctcctcagtacaTTCCAAGGTCCGCACAGGAAGTCACACCAGCTCCTCTGCCAAAAGCTCttcgtcctcgtcctcttcctcgtcgtccgGCCGCGGGCTGGGGAGGCCCTCAGGCCCATCGGAGAACTCCAGCAGTGGGggcagcggcgggggggggccctgcTCGGCGGCGCGGGGCCCTTTGGGGCCGGGCCGACCCAAGAACCCGGTGGGGCGGCCAAGCAAGCAGATGCTGAGGCAGCGGgacgcggcggtggcggcggccgcTCTACGGAAGCGCAAGGCGCCCTCGCAGGAGGGCGAGCACTCGGGCCCAGACAGGAACTGCGTCACACCTCAGGACCGaggccgcccccctccctcgcccttctccccctccccttcctcgtCAAAGGCCAACCCCTCGCCCGTCGTTTCCCACGGACAGACCAACGGCAGTCTCTTGCCCGGGggcaagccccgcccccagccctccccctcaGAAACCCATTCGCCGGCAACAGCCTTGTCATACAAGCGGCTCCACCCCCCCGCCGCGGGCCACCCCTCGCCAGCCGAGGCCACAGCCACGCACGCCGCCACTAACTGTCGCGGCCCCGGGCCTGGGGGGGacccggggccgggggggcggccCGGGGGCCGGGACTTTGAGCACCGGGCGCTGGTGAAGAAACGCAAGGCAGGAAACAATAACAATGGCGAACGCTTGCCGTCCACCAAGCCGCCGgcgccccgccctcccccctcctcggcctcctcctcgtccccgcGCTCCAACTTCTACCCCTGGAAGGAGAGCAAAGGGGGGCCGCTGGAGAAGAAGCTGGGCCCCCAGAAG CCAAAACTGCACCATTAA
- the atxn7l2a gene encoding ataxin-7-like protein 2a isoform X1 encodes MMAVRERAVKAMAALERRVPSLGDFEGQSWSTWAERAGVTASDGADVEESGKNGKKAAEAMSLSKEDMCIFGHYPGQDDFYLVVCSHCGQVVKPQAFEKHCERRHGPLAKVYARLRAPAPAPAPQPQQRARHGHGHSPSHAPSAPPAPAWEGRGAPGQGPPPPLSRAAPPSPSTPPQYRHAKSSKEGGRPPPMEKLSPSSGGGSGRVEAPAFKPPPVLDPPLSSPPLSLRDPPWPHGGATPPPGRQSPGERVPPSTQKKDPVMGAGVGLGGPSHRVPRPYNKVASNRCLHRTKTGRECDLDKHCGVLDPDRKKVCTRLLTCNIHSIHQRRKVPGRSKNFDQLVAELKTKVREKGPQSLDGSLSSGLPSSPEAPREPTGAPHCRRPLATLPAFSRSRASSESALDEEMSRQDDGSLGAPSPLVQGPLSSDDSEEDGAEEPAPYPSSSSHPRPLAVCSFGSHALGHGVYTFDRRLHHLRSALSSMLEQHISAHLWKKIPQAQEPPSPQPAARTTTSSPSSTSSSSSSSSSSSSSSSVHSKVRTGSHTSSSAKSSSSSSSSSSSGRGLGRPSGPSENSSSGGSGGGGPCSAARGPLGPGRPKNPVGRPSKQMLRQRDAAVAAAALRKRKAPSQEGEHSGPDRNCVTPQDRGRPPPSPFSPSPSSSKANPSPVVSHGQTNGSLLPGGKPRPQPSPSETHSPATALSYKRLHPPAAGHPSPAEATATHAATNCRGPGPGGDPGPGGRPGGRDFEHRALVKKRKAGNNNNGERLPSTKPPAPRPPPSSASSSSPRSNFYPWKESKGGPLEKKLGPQKPKLHH; translated from the exons ATGATGGCGGTGCGTGAACGCGCAGTGAAAGCAATGGCTGCTCTGGAACGGCGGGTGCCTAGCCTCGGTGATTTCGAGGGCCAAAGCTGGAGCACCTGGGCCGAGAGGGCCGGTGTGACCGCGTCGGATG GGGCTGATGTAGAAGAGAGCGGCAAGAATGGCAAAAAGGCAGCTGAGGCCATGTCGCTCAGCAAGGAGG acatGTGTATCTTCGGCCACTACCCGGGCCAGGATGACTTCTACCTGGTGGTGTGCAGCCACTGCGGCCAGGTGGTGAAGCCCCAGGCCTTCGAGAAGCACTGCGAGCGGCGCCACGGACCGCTGGCCAAGGTGTACGCCCGCCTGCGGGCCCCTGCCCCGGCCCCCGCCCCGCAGCCACAGCAGAGGGCccgccacggccacggccactcCCCGTCGCACGCCCCGAGCGCCCCGCCGGCCCCAGCTTGGGAGGGCCGCGGGGCCCCGGGGCAGGGGCCCCCGCCGCCACTGTCACGGgcggccccgccctccccctccaccccgccCCAGTACAGACACGCCAAGAGCTCCAAGGAGGGAGGACG acccccccccatgGAGAAGCTGTCTCCCAGCAGCGGCGGTGGAAGCGGACGTGTGGAGGCGCCCGCGTTCAAGCCACCTCCGGTCCTGGACCCCCCGCTGAGCTCGCCGCCCCTGTCCCTCCGAGACCCCCCCTGGCCACATGGGGGCGCCACCCCTCCGCCTGGCCGGCAGTCCCCAGGGGAGCGAgtgcccccctccacccagaagAAGGACCCCGTGATGGGGGCCGGGGTGGGGCTTGGGGGCCCCTCCCACCGTGTCCCCAGACCGTACAACAAGGTGGCCTCCA ATCGGTGTCTGCATCGAACCAAAACAG ggaGGGAATGTGACCTGGACAAACACTGTGGAGTCCTGGACCCGGACAGAAAGAAGGTCTGCACGCGCCTCCTCACCTGCAAC atccaCTCCATCCACCAGCGGAGGAAGGTGCCCGGGCGAAGTAAAAACTTTGACCAGCTGGTGGCGGAGCTGAAGACGAAGGTCCGGGAGAAGGGCCCCCAGTCGCTGGACGGCAGCCTGTCTTCGGGGCTCCCCTCCAGCCCTGAGGCCCCCAGAGAACCCACGGGGGCCCCCCACTGCAGGAGACCCCTGGCCACCCTCCCTGCCTTCAG tCGGTCCCGGGCCTCGTCGGAGAGCGCCCTCGACGAGGAGATGTCGCGGCAGGACGACGGCAGCCTGGGGGCCCCCTCTCCGCTGGTCCAGGGGCCCCTCTCCAGTGACGACAGCGAAGAGGATGGGGCGGAGGAGCCGGCTCcgtacccctcctcctcttcccatcCCCGGCCCCTGGCG gtgtgcTCGTTTGGCAGCCACGCGCTGGGCCACGGCGTGTACACCTTCGACCGCCGCCTGCACCACCTGAGGTCAGCCCTCAGCTCCATGCTGGAGCAGCACATCAGCGCCCACCTGTGGAA GAAAATACCTCAAGCCCAGGAGCCCCCGTCTCCCCAGCCCGCAGCAcgaaccaccacctcctctccctcctccacctcctcctcctcctcctcctcctcctcgtcctcctcctcctcctcagtacaTTCCAAGGTCCGCACAGGAAGTCACACCAGCTCCTCTGCCAAAAGCTCttcgtcctcgtcctcttcctcgtcgtccgGCCGCGGGCTGGGGAGGCCCTCAGGCCCATCGGAGAACTCCAGCAGTGGGggcagcggcgggggggggccctgcTCGGCGGCGCGGGGCCCTTTGGGGCCGGGCCGACCCAAGAACCCGGTGGGGCGGCCAAGCAAGCAGATGCTGAGGCAGCGGgacgcggcggtggcggcggccgcTCTACGGAAGCGCAAGGCGCCCTCGCAGGAGGGCGAGCACTCGGGCCCAGACAGGAACTGCGTCACACCTCAGGACCGaggccgcccccctccctcgcccttctccccctccccttcctcgtCAAAGGCCAACCCCTCGCCCGTCGTTTCCCACGGACAGACCAACGGCAGTCTCTTGCCCGGGggcaagccccgcccccagccctccccctcaGAAACCCATTCGCCGGCAACAGCCTTGTCATACAAGCGGCTCCACCCCCCCGCCGCGGGCCACCCCTCGCCAGCCGAGGCCACAGCCACGCACGCCGCCACTAACTGTCGCGGCCCCGGGCCTGGGGGGGacccggggccgggggggcggccCGGGGGCCGGGACTTTGAGCACCGGGCGCTGGTGAAGAAACGCAAGGCAGGAAACAATAACAATGGCGAACGCTTGCCGTCCACCAAGCCGCCGgcgccccgccctcccccctcctcggcctcctcctcgtccccgcGCTCCAACTTCTACCCCTGGAAGGAGAGCAAAGGGGGGCCGCTGGAGAAGAAGCTGGGCCCCCAGAAG CCAAAACTGCACCATTAA